In a single window of the Antennarius striatus isolate MH-2024 chromosome 3, ASM4005453v1, whole genome shotgun sequence genome:
- the LOC137593184 gene encoding apoptosis-inducing factor 3: MGGCFSKPKPVEVKVELSLLEKEKEMDGLSPNGKASPFADCRPNGALGHGSDDDSNPFPLYQKSRDYVEASVCHVKDLENGQMREVDLGCGRALLIKEHGEFSAMGHKCPHYGAPLVKGVLSKGHVRCPWHGACFNIATGDIEDFPGLDSLPTFQVRVEKEKVIIHANKQALQSQKRSKPMARCSAVINSNTGFSHVVIIGSGPAGLVCAETLRQEGFTDRIVMCTMDRHPPYDRPKLSKSLESTAEQLRLRSMDFLQDHDIELLTEKEAVAIDVKTRSVTFEDGLRMEYRKLFIATGSKPKLVNYKGKDVRNVFYLRTPEDANSIARLANNKNAVIVGTSFVGMELAAALTDKAHSVSVIGIEPVPFKKALGEKVGKAIMKLFEANRVKFYMLNEVSEMIGHHGQLKEVVLKSGKVLRADVCVIGAGSVPATGFLKQSGIHMDSKGFITVNKLMQTNCDGVFAGGDVVIFPFPPRNNKKVNIPHWQMAHVHGRVAALSMMGRATEIKTVPYFWSAMFGRTIRYAGYGDGFDDVIIQGDLDDLRFVGFYTRSEEVVAVASMNYDPIVSRVAEVLGSGKTIKKRDVETGDISWLIDKGS, encoded by the exons ATGGGAGGATGCTTCTCAAAACCCAAACCAG TTGAAGTGAAAGTGGAGCTCTCTCtcctggaaaaagaaaaagagatggaCGGGCTGTCACCTAATGGTAAAGCGAGTCCCTTCGCTGATTGCAGACCCAACGGGGCCCTGGGACACGGCTCGGACGACGACTCCAACCCGTTTCCCCTCTACCAAAAATCTCGGGACTATGTTGAGGCATCTGTCTGTCATGTGAAAGATCTGGAGAATGGACA GATGCGGGAGGTTGACTTGGGATGTGGCAGAGCTTTGTTGATCAAGGAACACGGGGAGTTCTCAGCCATGGGTCACAAGTGTCCTCACTATGGAGCACCACTGGTAAAAG GGGTGTTATCAAAGGGTCACGTGCGTTGTCCTTGGCATGGAGCATGTTTCAACATTGCAACAGGAGATATTGAGGACTTCCCTGGGCTGGACAGCCTGCCCACCTTCCAG GTCAGAGTTGAAAAGGAGAAGGTGATCAttcatgcaaacaaacag GCCCTTCAGTCACAAAAAAGGTCAAAGCCCATGGCCCGATGTTCAGCGGTTATTAACTCCAACACAGGCTTCAGCCATGTTGTCATCATTGGCTCAG GTCCAGCAGGTCTGGTTTGTGCAGAGACACTGAGGCAAGAGGGCTTCACAGATCGCATCGTTATGTGCACCATGGACCGGCATCCTCCTTATGACAGGCCTAAACTGAGTAAG TCCTTAGagagcacagcagagcagctgagACTGCGATCCATGGACTTCCTGCAGGACCATGACATTGAACTACtcacagagaaagag GCTGTGGCAATAGATGTGAAAACACGATCTGTGACGTTCGAGGATGGTTTGAGGATGGAATACAGAAAACTCTTTATTGCTACAGGAAGCAA ACCAAAACTAGTGAACTATAAAGGCAAGGAtgtcagaaatgtgttttatctCCGGACGCCTGAGGACGCCAACAGCATCGCAAGGCTGGCCAACAACAAGAATGCTGTGATTGTTGGAACATCATTTGTTG GAATGGAGTTGGCTGCAGCTCTGACTGACAAGGCTCACTCAGTCTCTGTCATCGGGATCGAGCCCGTCCCCTTCAAAAAAGCTCTAGGGGAGAAAGTAGGGAAAGCCATAATGAAG CTGTTTGAGGCCAACAGGGTGAAGTTCTACATGCTGAACGAGGTGTCAGAGATGATTGGCCATCATGGACAG CTGAAGGAAGTGGTGCTGAAGAGCGGAAAGGTCCTACGGGCGGATGTGTGTGTCATCGGAGCAG GAAGTGTTCCTGCCACAGGCTTCCTGAAACAAAGCGGCATCCACATGGACTCCAAGGGTTTCATCACAGTCAATAAG TTGATGCAGACAAATTGTGATGGGGTCTTTGCTGGAGGAGATGTGGTGATTTTTCCTTTCCCACCACGCAACAACAAGAAAGTCAACATCCCTCATTGGCAAATGGCTCATGTACATG GGAGGGTGGCGGCGCTCAGCATGATGGGCAGAGCCACTGAGATCAAAACCGTGCCTTACTTCTGGTCAGCTATGTTTGGGAGGACCATACGCTATGCAG GTTATGGTGATGgatttgatgatgtcattataCAAGGAGATCTAGATGACCTGAGATTTGTGGGATTTTACACCAG GAGCGAGGAGGTGGTTGCTGTTGCCAGCATGAACTATGATCCTATTGTATCCAGAGTGGCAGAGGTCTTAGGATCCGGAAAGACGATTAAGAAACGTGATGTGGA GACTGGGGATATTTCTTGGTTGATTGACAAAGGTTCCTAA
- the si:dkey-98f17.5 gene encoding uncharacterized protein si:dkey-98f17.5 yields MSGRKPRSVANPLESAITTPSERILRECHGLYVDSENGLVNIASSLGVRLLPPRKKIIVMILGNHSAGKSSFINWYAEEHIQKTGVAIETQGFTFITSGRKRESLTGNATLHLYPHFRPLLEFKGVMDYLSAEISTSKQKKFSLVTFVDTPGLVDGDMVYPFDVNSAIIWLGQQADLIFVFFDPMGQALCKRTLNIVEKLSEKCGDKLLFYLSKADEAGSETDRQRVMMQIVQELCRRPGLNKCGFEMPTIYIPNLQKPSRCVNQIDGVCQTIEKTINQAVQKTLDQLEKDADIICSTINSKLEKDKVDVTYNKSVRLHSFMCGALGVVLPTLFILSFIVNTFSKEQLDELLGEGMSGFVSILTGIVMFIWDWIPEDGQVVFVIMFGAFCYLLLFLTKYFAGQGNKTLTKKEKRRMAEYNDYIQDIVKTKKAKLYEWYLQQCAAEYDF; encoded by the exons ATGTCGGGCAGGAAGCCCCGGTCCGTGGCTAACCCGCTGGAGTCTGCTATCACCACACCGAGTGAGAGAATATTAAGAGAATGCCACGGCCTGTATGTCGACAGCGAAAACG gtttgGTGAACATTGCCAGCAGCCTTGGAGTCAGGCTCCTGCCTCCCAGAAAGAAGATCATTGTGATGATACTGGGTAACCATTCTGCAGGGAAGAGCTCTTTCATTAATTG gtATGCTGAAGAGCACATTCAGAAAACAGGAGTTGCCATTGAAACACAAGGGTTCACATTCATCACAAGTGGTCGCAAAAGAGAATCATTGACG GGAAATGCCACGCTACACCTCTACCCCCACTTTCGACCACTGCTGGAGTTCAAAG GTGTGATGGACTATCTGTCTGCTGAGATCTCCACATCCAAGCAGAAGAAATTCAGCCTGGTGACGTTTGTGGACACGCCTGGTTTGGTGGACGGGGACATGGTCTACCCTTTTGATGTCAACAGCGCCATCATCTGGTTGG GGCAACAGGCAGACctgatatttgtattttttgaccCTATGGGTCAGGCACTCTGCAAACGCACACTCAACATTGTGGAGAAGCTGTCGGAGAAATGTGGAGACAAGCTGTTGTTCTACCTCAGCAAGGCAGATGAAGCTGGGAGTGAAACGGACAGACAG AGGGTGATGATGCAGATAGTTCAGGAACTATGTCGTCGTCCAGGTCTCAACAAGTGTGGGTTTGAGATGCCGACAATCTACATCCCCAACTTACAGAAG CCGAGCCGGTGTGTGAACCAGATCGACGGAGTGTGTCAGACCATCGAGAAGACCATCAACCAGGCCGTTCAGAAGACTTTGGATCAGCTGGAGAAGGACGCCGACATAATTTGTTCCACCATTAACAGCAAATTAGAGAAGGACAA GGTTGATGTGACCTACAATAAGAGCGTCCGTCTTCACTCATTCATGTGTGGCGCTCTGGGTGTTGTCCTTCCtaccctcttcatcctcagttTCATTGTTAACACGTTTTCTAAAGAGCagctggatgagctgctgggtgAAGGGATGTCTGGATTCGTCTCCATCTTGACA GGAATTGTAATGTTTATATGGGACTGGATACCAGAAGATGGACAAGTAGTATTTGTGATCATGTTTGGAGCTTTTTGCTACCTCTTGCTTTTCCTGACAAAGTATTTTGCAGG acaaggaaacaaaactctaacaaagaaggaaaagaggagGATGGCAGAGTACAACGATTATATCCAGGATATAGTCAAAACTAAGAag GCAAAACTGTATGAATGGTACCTGCAGCAGTGTGCAGCAGAATATGACTTCTGA
- the slc2a11b gene encoding solute carrier family 2, facilitated glucose transporter member 11b, translated as MSKRFLDEYEPLLVKKIKPAQQTELPNLLLAAFSACIGGTFQYGYNISVINGPTEYVHNFINQTVSDRYQTGISDYLLTLLWSIIVTSLAIGGFFGSMISDTLALKLGRKGALLANNIFAVMAALMMGLSYPTGLYELLIVGRLLCGINAGIGLCVQTLYLSEIPPTTLRGAMGIGTCVSITFGIFVGQVVGLKEFLGKEELWPFLLSTTCIPAFLQLLILPFSPESPRYLLIDKGDIDGCKKALKQLHGARYEQELKDIEEEKKNLGSFKAKTAWEVMGDRSVRWQLIIICLLNAAQQLNGINAIYFYANYLFKEAGIPNDKIPYVTLGCGACECVTALTCGFLIDRLGRRVLIIGGYGIMSVCCILFTLTLSFQTASPVIPYLSMVCVFTFILSFGMGPGGVTNILSAELFTQNARPAAYMIAGSVNWLSFFFIGIVFPFIVIGLQQYCFLVFLAVCFFTALYIFLFIPETKNKTFLEIQNKINPSKNENHTDGSETVLLSTSF; from the exons ATGTCAAAACGGTTTTTGGATGAATATGAACCACTGCttgtcaaaaaaatcaaacctgCACAGCAAACAGAG TTGCCAAATCTTCTGCTGGCTGCATTTTCTGCGTGTATAGGAGGAACCTTTCAGTATGGATATAATATATCGGTTATCAATGGACCCACAGAG taTGTTCACAATTTCATCAACCAAACAGTCAGTGATCGTTACCAAACAGGCATATCCGATTATCTTCTCACACTTCTTTGGTCCATCATCGTAACCTCATTGGCCATAGGAGGATTTTTCGGGTCAATGATCAGTGACACACTAGCCTTAAAACTGGGAAG GAAAGGGGCCTTGTTGGCCAACAACATATTTGCAGTAATGGCTGCTCTGATGATGGGTCTGAGTTATCCTACAGGACTATATGAGCTCCTCATTGTTGGACGTCTTCTGTGTGGAATAAATGCAG GCATTGGCCTTTGTGTTCAAACTCTGTACCTGAGTGAAATACCTCCAACTACTCTACGTGGTGCCATGGGAATAGGAACTTGTGTTTCTATTACATTTGGAATCTTTGTTGGACAAGTAGTTGGTCTCAA AGAGTTCTTGGGAAAAGAAGAGCTGTGGCCTTTCCTGCTCTCAACCACATGCATCCCAGCATTCCTGCAGCTTCTCATCCTGCCCTTTTCCCCAGAGAGTCCTCGCTATCTCCTCATTGACAAAGGAGACATTGACGGATGTAAGAAAG CCCTGAAGCAACTCCATGGTGCCCGCTACGAGCAGGAATTGAAGGATattgaggaagaaaagaaaaatcttggTAGTTTCAAGGCTAAGACAGCATGGGAGGTCATGGGAGACCGTAGTGTTCGCTGGcagctcatcatcatctgtCTGCTCAACGCTGCACAACAGCTGAATGGCATCAATGCT ATTTACTTTTATGCAAACTATTTGTTCAAAGAAGCTGGCATTCCCAATGATAAAATACCATATGTGACCTTGGGTTGTGGAGCCTGTGAATGTGTCACAGCTTTAACATGT GGTTTTCTCATCGACCGCCTGGGGAGGAGAGTGCTCATCATAGGAGGATACGGGATCATGAGTGTCTGCTGCATTTTGTTCACCTTAACGCTCAGTTTTCAG ACTGCCAGCCCCGTGATTCCGTACTTgagtatggtgtgtgtgtttacttttaTTCTCAGTTTTGGCATGGGTCCAG GTGGCGTGACCAATATCTTATCGGCTGAACTGTTCACACAAAACGCCCGTCCAGCAGCATACATGATTGCTGGATCAGTGAATTGGctcagcttcttcttcattGGGATAGTTTTCCCTTTTATTGTG ATCGGGCTGCAGCAGTACTGTTTCCTGGTGTTCCTGGCTGTTTGCTTCTTCACGGCTCTGTACATTTTCCTCTTCATTCCTGAGACCAAGAACAAAACCTTCCTTGAAATTCAGAATAAGATCAATCCCTCCAAAAATGAAAACCATACTGATGGATCAGAGACTGTACTGTTATCAACTTCTTTCTAA
- the rbm19 gene encoding probable RNA-binding protein 19 has protein sequence MSRLIIKNLPNGMKEERFRAMFAAFGTVTDCSLKYTKDGKFRKFGFVGFRTEDEAQRALKHFNKSFVDTSRVTVEMCKAFGDPDKGKAWSKHTQSSGPEKSSTTKDTNSKKKKVQIKENSKSFGNLEQDEGFKEFLSVHQNRGQAPTWANDAMQKTADPEGRRTKSQAKKKPVSDDYLNFDSDESEDEDEEEEKDNSEGTTKETLMSALSDMDYLRSKVAQTDDTMEESEEKDVDEGSDGEECDPVKHADSAYESGERENVSKTKTTVSSVDKEKSTIKKDAKQEMEPATDFTVKLRGVPFNVKEQQIREFMTPLKPAAVRIGKNESGNRTGYVYVDLHSDEQVEKALKKNKDYIGGRYIEVFRTDTYKGKRERTEKEIDRNFTRKLKEDEEEEDVAESGRLFIRNLPYTCTEEEIKMLFSKYGPLSEVHFPIDGLSKKPKGFAFITYMIPENAVTALTQLDGHIFQGRMLHLLPSTLKKEKACPSDAGGPGSSSYKRQKDAKSKASSSSSHNWNTLFLGTSAVADAIAEKYNTTKSQVLDHESKGSIAVRMALGETQIVQETRQFLVDNNVSLDSFSQAAAPRSTTVILVKNLPAGVTVSELEELFSPHGSLGRVLLPPSGLTGIIEFLEPTEAKRAYTRLAYSKFQHIPLYLEWAPVGVFVAAKPETVLEKTDAENEEKKETIEKQEEEEEEEEEEESSPGSTLFIKNLNFSTTEEKLQETFSKCGKVKSCSISKKKDKTGKLLSMGYGFVQYQTAEAAQKALRQLQHCTVDDHQLELKISERATRTTEVSRKKKQTEKKQTGSKILVRNIPFQATVREIRELFCTFGELKTVRIPKKAAGSGNHRGFGFIDFLSKQDAKKAFAALCHSTHLYGRRLVLEWAENEETVETLRRKTAEHFHVSAKKRRKAEVLEGILETMETDALTED, from the exons ATGTCACGACTCATCATTAAAAATCTCCCGAATGGG ATGAAGGAGGAGAGGTTCAGGGCGATGTTTGCTGCCTTTGGCACGGTGACAGACTGCTCTCTCAAGTATACAAAGGATGGCAAGTTCCGAAAATTTGGTTTTGTGGGGTTTAGAACCGAGGACGAAGCTCAAAGAGCtctgaaacattttaacaaGAGCTTCGTGGACACATCTAGAGTGACG GTGGAGATGTGTAAAGCCTTTGGAGACCCAGATAAAGGAAAAGCCTGGAGCAAACATACCCAGAGTTCGGGCCCAGAGAAAAGTTCCACTACTAAAGATACCAACAGCAAAAAG aaaaaGGTACAGATAAAGGAAAATAGCAAATCTTTTGGAAAT ctggaaCAGGATGAAGGATTCAAGGAATTTCTCTCAGTGCATCAGAATCGTGGCCAAGCACCAACATGGGCAAATGATGCCATGCAGAAAACAGCTGATCCTGAAGGTAGAAGAACAAAGAGTCAGGCAAAGAAGAAGCCTGTATCTGACGACTACCTTAACTTTGATTCTGACGAgtcagaggatgaggatgaagaagaagaaaaggataaCAGCGAAG GTACCACTAAAGAAACACTGATGTCTGCCTTGTCAGACATGGACTACCTGCGCTCAAAGGTGGCACAGACAGATGACACCATGGAGGAGAGTGAAGAGAAGGATGTTGATGAAGGCAGTGATGGTGAGGAGTGTGATCCTGTGAAGCACGCAGACAGTGCCTATGAGAGTGGTGAAAgagaaaatgtctcaaaaaccAAAACTACAGTTTCATCTGTGGATAAAGAGAAAAGCACAATAAAGAAAGATGCCAAGCAAGAG ATGGAACCGGCAACAGACTTCACTGTGAAGCTACGAGGAGTTCCTTTCAATGTAAAAGAG CAACAAATTCGGGAGTTCATGACACCGCTGAAGCCTGCAGCAGTCCGCATAGGGAAGAACGAAAGTGGAAACAGAACAG gttaTGTCTATGTGGACTTGCACTCTGATGAACAGGTGGAAAAGGCCttgaaaaagaataaagactATATAG GTGGACGTTACATTGAGGTTTTCCGGACAGATACCTataagggaaagagagagagaacggaAAAAGAAATTGACAGGAACTTCACTAGGAAGCtcaaggaggatgaggaggaggaagatgttgCTGAGTCTGGTCGACTTTTCATTAGAAACCTTCCTTACACCTGCACTGAGGAAGAgatcaaaatgttattttctaaATATG GTCCTTTATCTGAGGTGCATTTTCCCATTGATGGCCTGAGCAAGAAACCCAAAGGGTTTGCTTTTATAACTTACATGATACCAGAGAATGCTGTGACGGCACTCACTCAGCTGGACGGACATATATTTCAG gGCAGGATGTTGCATTTGCTTCCCTCAacactgaagaaagaaaaggcatgCCCTTCAGATGCCGGTGGTCCTGGGTCTTCATCTTATAAAAGGCAAAAAGATGCTAAAAGTAAAGCCTCAAGTTCCAG CTCTCACAACTGGAATACCCTGTTTTTGGGGACAAGTGCAGTGGCAGATGCCATTGCTGAAAAATACAACACCACAAAAAGTCAAGTCCTGGATCAT GAGTCAAAGGGAAGTATTGCAGTGAGGATGGCTCTGGGAGAGACACAGATTGTTCAAGAGACTCGACAGTTTCTAGTAGATAACAATGTCAGCCTGGACTCCTTTAGCCAA GCTGCTGCACCAAGGAGTACAACTGTTATCCTGGTGAAAAACCTTCCAGCTGGAGTGACCGTATCAGAGTTGGAGGAACTCTTCTCACCTCATGGCTCTTTAGGCCGGGTGCTGCTGCCACCATCAGGACTCACAGGAATCATTGAGTTCCTTGAGCCGACAGAGGCAAAACGAGCCTACACTCGATTGGCGTATAGCAAG TTTCAGCACATCCCGCTCTATTTGGAGTGGGCGCCAGTGGGGGTTTTCGTTGCAGCCAAACCAGAAACAG TATTGGAGAAAACGGATGCAGAGAatgaagagaagaaggaaacaatagaaaaacaagaagaagaagaggaggaggaggaggaggaggaatccaGTCCTGGCTCAACGCTTTTCATTAAGAATCTTAATTTCAGCACAACAGAGGAGAAATTACAAGAG aCATTCTCCAAATGTGGAAAGGTCAAGTCCTGTTCCATCTcgaagaagaaagacaaaactg GCAAACTGTTGTCCATGGGCTACGGGTTTGTCCAGTATCAGACAGCCGAAGCAGCACAAAAAGCCTTGAGACAACTACAG CACTGTACTGTGGATGATCACCAGTTAGAGCTGAAAATTTCTGAAAGAGCAACAAG AACAACTGAAGTGTCACGCAAGAAGAAGCAAACCGAGAAGAAACAGACGGGATCCAAAATCCTTGTGCGCAACATTCCCTTCCAAGCAACTGTCAGGGAAATTCGGGAGCTCTTCTG TACATTTGGGGAGCTGAAGACGGTCCGTATTCCAAAGAAAGCAGCTGGTTCAGGGAATCATAGAGGCTTTGGGTTTATTGATTTCCTTTCCAAACAGGATGCTAAG AAAGCATTTGCTGCACTCTGCCACAGCACCCATTTGTATGGGAGACGTCTGGTGCTGGAGTGGGCTGAAAATGAGGAAACAGTTGAGACATTAAGACGGAAAACAGCTGAACATTTCCATG TGAGTGCCAAGAAGCGGCGAAAAGCAGAGGTGCTGGAAGGAATCCTGGAGACAATGGAAACTGATGCACTGACTGAGGACTGA